The Yoonia sp. SS1-5 genome contains a region encoding:
- the purM gene encoding phosphoribosylformylglycinamidine cyclo-ligase produces the protein MTKNGLTYADAGVDIDAGNTLVERIKPAAKRTARPGVMAGLGGFGALFDLKDAGYVDPVLVAATDGVGTKLRIAIDTGVVDGIGVDLVAMCVNDLVCQGAEPLFFLDYFATGKLDLDQATTIIEGIAAGCAASGCALIGGETAEMPGMYDAGDFDLAGFAVGAMERGATLPADVTEGDVLLGLASDGVHSNGYSLVRKIVDLSGLTWDDPAPFAETSLGAALLAPTRLYVKPALAAIKGGGVHALAHITGGGITENVPRVLPDGLSAQIDLGAWVVPPVFRWLAETGGMQEAELLKTFNAGVGMILAVSAAQADAITTLLQAQGETVYRLGDVVAGEGVTYRGALL, from the coding sequence ATGACAAAGAATGGCCTGACATATGCCGATGCCGGTGTTGATATCGACGCAGGCAACACATTGGTCGAGCGGATCAAACCGGCGGCAAAACGCACCGCACGCCCCGGCGTGATGGCCGGGCTGGGTGGTTTTGGCGCCCTGTTTGACCTCAAGGATGCCGGCTATGTCGATCCGGTACTGGTTGCTGCCACGGATGGTGTGGGAACGAAATTGCGGATCGCCATTGATACCGGCGTTGTTGACGGTATTGGCGTCGATCTGGTTGCGATGTGTGTGAATGATCTGGTCTGCCAAGGGGCAGAGCCACTGTTTTTCCTTGATTATTTTGCGACCGGAAAACTGGACCTGGATCAGGCAACAACCATTATCGAGGGGATCGCGGCCGGATGCGCCGCATCGGGCTGTGCCTTGATCGGTGGCGAAACCGCCGAAATGCCCGGCATGTATGACGCGGGTGATTTCGATCTTGCCGGTTTCGCAGTGGGTGCCATGGAACGCGGTGCCACCTTGCCCGCAGACGTGACCGAAGGTGATGTGCTGCTGGGGCTGGCATCGGACGGTGTGCATTCAAACGGATATTCGCTTGTGCGCAAGATCGTCGATCTTTCCGGTCTGACATGGGATGATCCCGCACCGTTTGCCGAGACGTCATTGGGCGCTGCATTGCTTGCGCCGACCCGGCTCTACGTCAAACCCGCGCTGGCTGCGATCAAAGGGGGCGGCGTGCATGCGCTGGCCCATATCACCGGCGGCGGCATCACCGAGAATGTGCCACGGGTTCTGCCTGACGGGTTGAGCGCGCAAATTGACCTTGGCGCATGGGTCGTGCCGCCTGTCTTCCGGTGGTTGGCCGAAACCGGCGGCATGCAAGAGGCGGAACTGCTAAAGACCTTCAATGCCGGCGTCGGCATGATCCTTGCTGTCAGCGCAGCGCAGGCGGATGCAATCACCACATTGCTGCAGGCACAGGGCGAGACGGTGTATCGTCTGGGCGACGTGGTTGCGGGCGAAGGGGTCACCTATCGCGGGGCACTTTTGTGA
- the purN gene encoding phosphoribosylglycinamide formyltransferase: MTKRVAILISGGGSNMVSLVQDMTGDHPARPVLVCANNPDAGGLAKARQLHIPTFAVDHKSYGKDRQGFEAALQAALQKARPDIICLAGFMRILSAEFVAAWEGRMLNIHPSLLPKYKGLNTHARALEAGDAVHGCTVHEVTADLDDGPILGQARLPVRPDDTAASLAARLLPLEHQLYPQVLRRFAAGDRRQVTLGA; this comes from the coding sequence GTGACCAAACGGGTTGCGATCCTGATATCGGGCGGGGGGTCGAATATGGTCTCGCTGGTGCAGGACATGACCGGTGATCATCCGGCCCGGCCTGTCTTGGTCTGCGCCAATAACCCCGATGCAGGTGGGCTAGCCAAGGCACGCCAATTGCATATTCCGACATTTGCGGTTGATCACAAAAGCTATGGCAAGGACAGGCAGGGATTTGAGGCCGCATTGCAGGCTGCGTTGCAAAAGGCCCGGCCGGATATCATCTGCCTTGCAGGTTTCATGCGTATTCTGAGCGCGGAATTCGTGGCCGCATGGGAAGGGCGGATGTTGAATATTCACCCCTCGCTTTTGCCGAAATACAAGGGCCTGAACACCCATGCCCGCGCGCTTGAGGCCGGTGACGCGGTACATGGCTGCACCGTGCATGAGGTCACCGCCGACCTTGATGATGGTCCGATCCTTGGGCAGGCGCGGCTGCCGGTCCGGCCCGACGACACGGCCGCAAGCCTTGCCGCCCGCTTGCTGCCACTGGAACACCAGTTGTACCCGCAGGTCCTGCGCCGCTTTGCGGCAGGGGATCGCAGACAAGTCACACTCGGCGCTTAA
- the rnd gene encoding ribonuclease D, with product MKKITTTDALAAFCAEAAKRPYVTVDTEFLRERTYYSKLCLVQLAYQDDAGADAVLVDPLADDLSLDPLYDLFRDAGVVKVFHAARQDLEIFFVDAGVIPAPLFDTQVAAMVCGFGEQVGYETLVRKIAKADLDKSSRFTDWSRRPLTDAQAKYALADVTHLRDIYEYLSNRLDKSGRKKWVSEEMAVLKDPATYQANPDDAWLRVKTRTQSGRFLAIVRELARFRETYAQARNVPRNRVYKDDALVELASTKPQNEQDLGRSRLLLREARKGDIAQGILDAIKAGLAVSPDDLPKPDRSRVKLQVNPALADMLRVLLKAKTDDAGVAQKLIASSADLDALAAGERDVAALKGWRREVFGNDAMLLCDGQVGLAVKGQKVVTVAL from the coding sequence ATGAAGAAGATCACCACGACTGATGCCCTGGCCGCATTTTGTGCAGAGGCCGCAAAACGCCCCTATGTCACTGTCGATACAGAGTTTTTGCGCGAGCGGACCTATTATTCCAAGCTGTGTCTGGTCCAGCTGGCCTATCAGGATGATGCCGGCGCCGATGCCGTGCTGGTCGATCCGCTTGCCGACGATCTGTCACTTGATCCGCTCTACGACCTCTTTCGTGATGCTGGCGTGGTCAAGGTGTTTCACGCCGCCCGTCAGGATCTGGAAATCTTTTTTGTCGATGCGGGTGTTATTCCTGCCCCGTTATTTGACACACAGGTTGCGGCCATGGTCTGCGGCTTTGGCGAGCAGGTGGGCTACGAAACCCTGGTACGCAAGATCGCCAAGGCCGATCTGGACAAGTCATCCCGGTTTACCGATTGGTCGCGCCGCCCACTGACCGACGCGCAGGCGAAATATGCGCTGGCCGATGTCACCCATCTGCGCGACATCTACGAATACCTGTCAAACCGGCTGGACAAGTCGGGCCGCAAGAAATGGGTGTCGGAGGAAATGGCCGTGCTGAAAGACCCGGCCACCTATCAGGCCAACCCGGATGATGCCTGGCTGCGGGTCAAGACCCGGACGCAGTCGGGGCGTTTTCTTGCTATCGTGCGTGAATTGGCCCGGTTTCGGGAAACCTATGCGCAGGCACGCAATGTGCCCCGCAACCGTGTCTACAAGGATGATGCTTTGGTTGAACTGGCCTCAACCAAGCCGCAGAACGAACAGGATCTGGGACGCTCGCGCCTGCTTTTGCGCGAGGCGCGCAAGGGTGACATCGCCCAAGGTATCCTGGATGCGATCAAGGCGGGCCTCGCCGTCAGCCCTGACGATCTGCCCAAACCCGACCGGTCCCGCGTTAAGCTGCAGGTGAACCCCGCGCTGGCTGATATGTTGCGTGTTTTGCTGAAGGCCAAAACAGATGATGCCGGTGTGGCGCAAAAGCTGATCGCCTCATCCGCTGATCTGGATGCGCTGGCCGCAGGCGAACGGGACGTTGCCGCCCTTAAGGGATGGCGGCGCGAGGTGTTCGGCAATGACGCCATGTTGCTGTGCGATGGTCAGGTTGGTTTGGCCGTGAAGGGCCAAAAGGTCGTCACTGTCGCGCTTTGA
- a CDS encoding SufE family protein, producing the protein MANPDFEELVETFEFLDDWEDRYRHVIDMGKAMDPLEEALRVPATKVDGCASQVWLVPQITDGRFHFRGESDAMIVRGLIAVLQTLYNDQPVAEINKIDAPAELGRLGLNDHLSAQRSNGLRAMVERIRQTAAA; encoded by the coding sequence ATGGCAAACCCCGACTTTGAAGAGCTGGTCGAAACCTTCGAATTCCTCGACGATTGGGAAGACCGGTATCGGCATGTCATTGATATGGGCAAGGCGATGGACCCGCTTGAAGAGGCGCTGCGCGTCCCGGCCACAAAGGTGGATGGCTGTGCCAGTCAGGTCTGGCTTGTGCCGCAGATCACGGATGGGCGGTTCCATTTTCGGGGCGAAAGTGACGCCATGATCGTGCGTGGGCTGATTGCGGTGTTGCAAACGCTATACAATGATCAACCTGTTGCAGAGATTAACAAAATCGACGCGCCTGCTGAACTTGGCCGGTTGGGATTGAACGATCACCTGTCTGCGCAGCGGTCCAACGGGCTGCGCGCGATGGTCGAGCGGATCCGTCAGACAGCAGCGGCCTGA
- a CDS encoding DUF1638 domain-containing protein, whose amino-acid sequence MDDATLVATGLPPSGEGQILLLACGALAREIIAIKQANNLTHLDLQCLPAIFHNHPERIVPALRTEVQKYRGKYDAIFVVYADCGTGGLLETACAELGVKMLEGPHCYSFFEGNDVFAARDEMTAFYLTDFLVRQFDAFVWEPLGLGRHPELRDMYFGNYDRLVYQAQTDDTALTAKARDCADRLGLSFERRFTGYGDLQTALTAL is encoded by the coding sequence ATGGATGACGCAACACTTGTCGCAACCGGGCTGCCGCCGTCGGGCGAGGGCCAGATTCTGTTGCTGGCCTGTGGTGCATTGGCGCGTGAAATCATCGCGATCAAACAGGCCAACAACCTGACCCATCTTGATCTGCAATGCCTGCCTGCGATTTTTCACAATCACCCCGAACGGATCGTCCCTGCCCTGCGCACTGAGGTGCAGAAATATCGCGGCAAATACGATGCGATCTTCGTGGTCTACGCCGATTGCGGCACGGGCGGGTTGTTGGAAACGGCCTGTGCGGAACTCGGTGTCAAAATGCTGGAAGGGCCGCATTGCTATTCATTCTTTGAAGGCAATGACGTCTTTGCGGCCCGTGATGAAATGACGGCCTTTTACCTCACGGATTTTCTGGTGCGCCAGTTTGATGCCTTTGTCTGGGAGCCTTTGGGCCTTGGCCGACATCCCGAACTGCGGGACATGTATTTCGGGAACTACGACAGGCTTGTCTATCAGGCCCAGACCGATGATACCGCCCTGACCGCCAAGGCACGCGATTGTGCGGATCGGCTGGGCCTGTCGTTTGAGCGGCGGTTCACCGGCTATGGCGATCTGCAAACCGCGCTGACCGCGCTGTAA
- a CDS encoding B12-binding domain-containing protein encodes MSDEEDDIILSELNDEDLVAQMFDDLYDGMKEEIEEGVNILLERGWEPYRILTEALVGGMTIVGHDFRDGILFVPEVLLAANAMKGGMSILKPLLIATGAPRMGKMVIGTVKGDIHDIGKNLVSMMMEGAGFEVVDLGINNAVESYLEACEAEQPDILGMSALLTTTMPYMKVVIDTMVEKGIRDDYIVLVGGAPLNEEFGKAIGADAYCRDAAVAVETAKTLIARKHNQGVGAA; translated from the coding sequence ATGTCAGACGAAGAAGACGACATCATCCTGTCCGAACTGAATGACGAGGACCTCGTCGCGCAGATGTTCGATGACCTTTATGATGGTATGAAGGAAGAAATCGAAGAGGGTGTGAACATCCTGCTAGAGCGGGGATGGGAACCCTATCGCATCCTGACCGAGGCGCTTGTCGGCGGCATGACAATTGTCGGGCATGACTTCCGCGACGGTATTCTGTTTGTCCCCGAAGTGCTGCTCGCCGCGAATGCGATGAAAGGCGGCATGTCCATCCTCAAGCCTTTGCTGATCGCCACCGGCGCGCCGCGTATGGGCAAGATGGTGATCGGCACAGTCAAGGGCGATATTCACGATATCGGCAAGAATCTTGTCTCCATGATGATGGAAGGTGCCGGGTTCGAAGTTGTCGATCTGGGCATCAACAATGCGGTCGAAAGCTATCTTGAAGCCTGCGAAGCCGAACAGCCCGATATCCTGGGCATGTCGGCCCTCCTGACGACGACAATGCCCTATATGAAGGTCGTGATCGACACGATGGTCGAAAAGGGCATTCGCGACGACTACATCGTTCTGGTCGGGGGTGCGCCCCTGAACGAGGAATTTGGCAAGGCCATCGGCGCTGATGCCTATTGTCGTGACGCTGCTGTCGCGGTTGAAACGGCCAAGACACTGATTGCGCGAAAACATAATCAGGGGGTTGGCGCGGCCTGA